The following coding sequences lie in one Arachis hypogaea cultivar Tifrunner chromosome 9, arahy.Tifrunner.gnm2.J5K5, whole genome shotgun sequence genomic window:
- the LOC112712338 gene encoding uncharacterized protein produces the protein MPVSGHEETGVKSIAGQFSGLTAGVPIKKRRWFPLNRPSSPLTEEPCSLTEETDLQRKENSSNSQGSTLSNATAAGAPIKKRRFPSVQASSAPLEEGSFPEESDILRKEHSSTSQGSTLSTSTSGLSDINGIVFEDKKASTDLTHAKKVQTDSGLLRPKLEEPIIATESSTLDVMDSLEKVKLNEGSDKKLGSQMIKGNPELLLAAKQSLALNIGADMSKQSVQDICKQEYAIVPDSTHLSLRLKDHEFPAVGSSEIHNSSKIEKVEPVSLELSLSKEEHTTQNSSSDAKINSDTPRVHSNRANWDLNTTMDAWEESGTDASSVKPSVDGMKASGGALDEKQYMCSTGMVLPTGVESVKQTLEESQRKSFIISSGPYGQHKLVLPRDLCLTTYPSKFAELSRVSVTLNPSNATPTVSSSSLIASGDVNASSFRSVKSEPFDENLKRNLKEANASSLDSVSVKQEIVQHSIVESSKSVPVGNTMLVDPKLVKPEPSHDGNDERPKASEGKTDRLDNELSQGSDICSSALAVPVPVTSEAAKVPAETVCPPMKPVCSADLKSCSAQLTTPENVVSHQENCTSTTEVNVQEVSPGAFAVQVPSETDMKPIVDNGTELSDASTKDSLITKEENADNRDGCRVKLMNEPTPHPRDRGDSCVSDEEKITLSTDMMEDDPYGSDYDSDDNRAVNVPVDTEQYAEDDDYEDGEVRELLQQSTAQDTVCEVREVEHPDSNNFGNRQMEEGGVIGDCPTLSHAVEDDKTAVTHGEVKVGEDGVDIEMLERSAKVVDKIVCMQESVDNEKPNIASDGKQLVNLLQTKPLDLSDRQNASKTVEMELCSFQGTANNGEEAVQCANEVVKTADTVRQIDLDLPKMEVFANADDASKDVNNGGNQGRIIDLSRAASSSSPSKTRSISGRSLPSRGGRDVLSDTLDGDKLPRVRDDVYIDAPRKFSRERHQDISPRNSRMNFVRGRGRVNNRMDTLRGDWESDREFSGEFYNGPGQFRGPRKYASAIADSDMEFNNVAPDGSYVGHGRMGRKPLNDGSYIPPRRRSPGGRDGIQMGHRIPRNVSPSRCIGGDGSEMVGMRHSEKFMRNFPDDTIDSMFTRPQPFDGLDGRFTRGNRNFSSMQRRGLPRMRSKSPIRSRSRSPGPWSSPRRRSPRRRSPDGFGGHPELGHRRSPLYRVDRMRSPERPVFGERVVRRHGSPSYMSRPSNDIRDIDSARDHGHPRSVMSNRSPSGRILVRNRRFDVVDPRDRADNDDDFFGGPMHSGRILELNNEGNGEERRRFGERRGPVRSFRPPYNGNVNENFHLNAEEGPRHYRFCSEDSDFHERGNAMRERDFDRRIKGRPGNVPPPRRTRNMDEQEDNFRHGGGQVWSDDSFDDISRVKRKRF, from the exons ATGCCTGTTTCAGGACATGAAGAG ACTGGGGTAAAATCCATTGCTGGGCAATTTAGTGGTTTAACTGCAGGTGTACCGATCAAGAAAAGGAGGTGGTTCCCTTTGAATCGGCCTTCATCGCCACTGACTGAAGAACCATGTTCTCTTACTGAAGAAACTGATTTGCAACGAAAAGAAAACTCGAGCAATTCCCAAGGATCTACTCTATCGAACGCAACCGCTGCAGGGGCACCAATCAAGAAAAGGAGGTTTCCTTCTGTTCAAGCTTCGTCAGCTCCTCTGGAAGAGGGTTCGTTTCCAGAAGAAAGTGATATCTTGCGAAAGGAACATTCAAGCACATCACAGGGTTCAACTCTTTCTACCAGTACATCTGGATTATCTGATATTAATGGAATTGTCTTTGAAGACAAGAAAGCAAGTACTGATCTCACTCATGCTAAGAAGGTGCAAACCGATTCTGGCCTCCTTAGGCCCAAACTTGAGGAACCGATTATTGCAACTGAATCAAGTACTTTGGATGTCATGGATAGCCTAGAGAAGGTGAAACTTAATGAAGGTTCTGATAAGAAATTGGGATCCCAGATGATTAAGGGAAATCCTGAACTCCTGTTGGCTGCAAAGCAAAGTCTAGCACTTAACATTGGAGCAGATATGAGCAAACAGAGTGTCCAAGACATATGTAAACAAGAGTATGCTATAGTTCCGGATAGTACTCATTTATCTTTAAGGTTAAAGGATCATGAGTTTCCAGCCGTTGGAAGTTCTGAAATTCACAACAGCAGTAAAATTGAGAAAGTGGAACCCGTCTCATTGGAGTTGTCTCTAAGCAAGGAAGAACACACTACTCAAAATTCAAGTAGTGATGCTAAAATTAACAGTGACACACCTCGTGTTCATTCCAACAGGGCAAACTGGGATCTGAATACTACAATGGATGCATGGGAAGAATCTGGGACTGATGCAAGTTCAGTTAAACCTTCTGTTGATGGGATGAAAGCTTCTGGTGGTGCCCTTGATGAAAAACAATACATGTGCTCAACTGGAATGGTGCTACCAACAGGTGTTGAGTCTGTAAAGCAAACACTTGAAGAGAGTCAAAGGAAGTCTTTCATTATTTCTTCTGGTCCGTATGGACAGCATAAATTGGTCCTCCCACGGGATCTCTGTCTTACAACTTATCCTTCGAAATTTGCTGAGCTCTCTAGAGTATCTGTTACATTAAATCCAAGCAATGCTACTCCAACTGTGAGCTCGTCAAGTTTGATAGCTTCTGGTGATGTGAATGCTTCTAGTTTTAGGTCGGTAAAATCAGAACCATTTGATGAGAACTTGAAAAGGAATTTAAAGGAAGCTAATGCCAGTTCATTAGATAGTGTTTCCGTTAAACAAGAAATTGTTCAGCATTCCATTGTTGAGTCTTCTAAGTCTGTGCCTGTTGGCAATACAATGTTAGTTGATCCGAAGCTTGTTAAACCTGAACCCAGTCATGATGGTAATGATGAAAGACCAAAGGCATCAGAGGGTAAAACAGATCGATTGGATAATGAGTTGTCACAAGGGTCAGATATTTGTTCTTCAGCTCTGGCAGTGCCAGTGCCAGTCACTTCCGAGGCAGCAAAAGTTCCTGCAGAGACAGTTTGTCCCCCAATGAAACCTGTCTGCTCAGCAGACTTGAAATCTTGTTCAGCGCAGTTGACTACCCCCGAAAATGTAGTTAGCCACCAAGAAAATTGTACTTCTACCACTGAAGTTAATGTTCAGGAAGTATCTCCTGGTGCTTTTGCCGTGCAGGTTCCTTCAGAAACAGATATGAAACCTATAGTTGATAATGGTACAGAACTCTCTGATGCTAGCACGAAGGATTCATTAATAACCAAAGAAGAAAATGCTGATAATCGTGATGGTTGCAGAGTGAAACTCATGAATGAGCCTACACCCCATCCACGAGACAGGGGTGATAGTTGTGTAAGTGATGAAGAAAAGATAACCTTATCAACCGATATGATGGAGGATGATCCTTACGGTTCTGATTATGATTCTGATGACAATCGTGCTGTGAATGTTCCTGTTGATACTGAACAGTACGCTGaagatgatgattatgaagatgGTGAGGTCCGAGAACTTCTGCAGCAATCCACCGCCCAAGACACCGTATGCGAGGTAAGAGAAGTAGAACATCCTGACTCTAATAATTTTGGAAATAGACAGATGGAGGAAGGGGGTGTGATTGGTGATTGTCCTACCTTATCTCATGCTGTGGAGGATGACAAGACAGCTGTAACCCATGGTGAGGTAAAGGTTGGTGAAGATGGAGTGGACATTGAAATGCTTGAGAGGTCAGCTAAGGTCGTTGATAAAATTGTGTGCATGCAAGAGTCGGTGGATAATGAAAAGCCAAATATTGCCTCTGATGGGAAGCAACTGGTTAACCTTTTGCAAACGAAACCGCTAGATCTTTCAGATAGGCAAAATGCATCTAAAACCGTGGAGATGGAATTATGCTCCTTCCAAGGTACTGCAAACAATGGGGAAGAAGCTGTTCAGTGTGCCAATGAGGTTGTAAAGACAGCTGACACTGTTAGACAAATTGACTTAGATTTGCCAAAGATGGAAGTGTTTGCAAATGCTGATGATGCAAGCAAAGATGTTAATAATGGTGGTAACCAAGGAAGAATCATTGATCTCTCCCGAGCTGCTAGCTCTTCATCCCCTAGTAAAACTAGGTCTATATCAGGAAGGTCATTGCCATCACGGGGAGGTAGAGATGTATTATCCGACACCCTGGATGGTGACAAGCTACCACGAGTAAG AGATGATGTTTATATTGATGCACCTCGCAAATTCTCTAGAGAAAGACACCAAGATATATCCCCTAGAAATTCTAGAATGAATTTTGTGCGTGGTAGAGGAAGGGTTAATAATCGAATGGACACACTCCGTGGGGATTGGGAATCTGACCGGGAATTTTCTGGTGAGTTCTACAATGGTCCAGGTCAGTTCCGTGGCCCCAGAAAATATGCATCTGCTATTGCCGATAGTGATATGGAGTTCAATAATGTTGCTCCTGATGGCTCTTATGTTGGTCATGGTCGGAtgggaagaaaaccattgaatgATGGTTCATATATTCCGCCAAGGAGGCGCTCTCCAGGAGGAAGAGATGGCATCCAAATGGGTCATAGAATACCAAGAAACGTTAGTCCAAGTAGGTGCATTGGAGGTGATGGTTCAGAGATGGTTGGCATGAGGCACAGTGAGAAATTTATGAGAAATTTCCCTGATGACACTATAGATTCTATGTTCACACGTCCCCAACCGTTTGATGGACTGGATGGTCGGTTTACTAGAGGGAATAGGAACTTCTCTTCAATGCAGAGAAGGGGTCTTCCACGGATGCGTTCCAAGTCTCCCATCAGATCAAGGAGTCGCTCACCTGGTCCATGGTCTTCTCCAAGGAGGAGGTCTCCTAGAAGAAGATCCCCAGATGGGTTTGGTGGGCATCCAGAATTAGGCCACAGAAGATCTCCATTATACAGGGTTGACAGGATGAGGTCCCCTGAGCGCCCTGTTTTTGGTGAGAGAGTGGTGCGTAGGCATGGTTCCCCATCCTACATGTCGAGACCTTCTAATGACATTAGGGACATTGATTCTGCAAGAGATCATGGTCATCCGAGGTCTGTCATGTCCAACAGGAGTCCGTCTGGCCGGATTTTAGTTAGGAACAGGAGATTTGATGTTGTGGATCCCCGCGATCGTGCAGACAATGATGACGACTTCTTTGGGGGTCCTATGCATTCTGGTAGGATACTTGAGCTTAACAATGAAGGAAATGGTGAGGAGAGGAGGAGGTTTGGTGAGAGACGAGGACCTGTTCGTTCTTTCAGGCCACCTTACAATGGTAATGTTAATGAGAACTTTCACCTTAATGCTGAGGAGGGGCCTAGACATTATAGATTCTGTTCTGAAGACTCGGACTTTCATGAAAGAGGCAACGcgatgagggaaagagacttcgACAGAAGAATTAAGGGGCGGCCAGGAAATGTGCCGCCACCTAGAAGAACAAGAAACATGGATGAGCAGGAAGATAACTTCAGGCATGGTGGTGGACAGGTTTGGAGTGATGATAGTTTTGACGACATATCACGAGTAAAGAGGAAAAGATTTTGA